A genome region from Blautia coccoides includes the following:
- a CDS encoding pyridoxamine 5'-phosphate oxidase family protein, giving the protein MEVNLKKLERVLSTAEVIYLSTSKNDIVSSRPVSPLNIGLRLYVRTSGTARKAEEMLHNPNIAVCVGNFYFTGKARSLGSVSDERNAEIKASYILRYPDSFGSEDEFIKSDEVFFELSIENVSEWIYEDNNPIGLAEQKL; this is encoded by the coding sequence ATGGAAGTTAATTTAAAAAAATTAGAACGTGTTTTGAGTACAGCAGAAGTGATCTATCTATCAACAAGTAAAAATGACATAGTTTCATCAAGGCCGGTAAGCCCTTTAAATATAGGGCTTCGTTTATATGTGAGGACATCAGGAACCGCCAGAAAAGCGGAGGAAATGCTTCATAATCCCAATATTGCAGTCTGTGTGGGAAATTTTTATTTTACAGGGAAAGCGAGGTCCTTAGGCTCTGTATCCGATGAGCGGAATGCGGAGATCAAAGCCTCTTATATATTGCGCTATCCGGATTCCTTTGGCAGTGAGGATGAATTTATAAAAAGTGATGAGGTATTCTTTGAATTATCTATCGAGAATGTATCTGAATGGATCTACGAAGATAATAACCCCATTGGTCTGGCAGAGCAGAAGCTCTAA
- a CDS encoding class I SAM-dependent methyltransferase, with amino-acid sequence MDIEKSILAAKKGFENSFSSGDFYNKQTQDEQHLNAILEFLPIKTGMKILDLGTGSGYLSFSIAKIHPENIVIGLDIVERALEANRIKAEKESIRNISFTNYDGIYFPFAVNEFDMVVSRYALHHFPDIQKSISEVSRVIKQGGYLFLSDPAPNANDTDRFVDEYMQLKKDGHIKFYTKDEWKKICEKAGLRYVKSFDSSIRFPKKKDTAYGFEEVLKKYPKSVIDSYDLEILEDEIYITEQVNNILFIKQ; translated from the coding sequence ATGGATATTGAAAAAAGTATTCTGGCTGCAAAAAAAGGATTTGAGAATAGCTTTTCTTCCGGAGATTTTTATAATAAACAAACACAGGACGAACAACACCTGAATGCAATTCTTGAATTTTTACCTATCAAAACAGGAATGAAAATTTTGGATTTAGGTACCGGCAGTGGATACCTGTCGTTTTCTATTGCGAAAATACATCCTGAAAACATAGTGATTGGGCTGGATATTGTGGAAAGAGCATTAGAGGCAAACCGTATTAAGGCGGAGAAGGAGAGCATCAGAAATATCAGCTTTACCAATTATGACGGCATTTACTTTCCATTTGCCGTCAACGAATTTGACATGGTGGTTTCAAGATATGCGTTACATCATTTTCCGGACATCCAAAAAAGTATATCGGAAGTCAGCCGTGTCATAAAACAAGGTGGGTATTTGTTTCTGTCTGATCCCGCGCCAAATGCCAATGATACCGACAGGTTTGTGGACGAATATATGCAGTTGAAAAAAGATGGGCATATTAAATTTTACACAAAGGATGAGTGGAAGAAAATATGCGAAAAAGCAGGACTGAGATATGTAAAATCCTTTGACAGTTCTATTCGGTTTCCAAAGAAAAAAGATACTGCTTATGGATTTGAAGAAGTGCTGAAGAAATATCCTAAAAGCGTCATTGACAGCTATGATCTTGAAATCCTTGAAGATGAAATATATATAACAGAACAGGTCAATAATATATTGTTTATCAAACAATGA